AAAATAACCGTGGCCATGAAAGAGCTTGAAGACGGCAAGATAAGAATAAGAAACGAAGAAATGCTCAAAATCCTTACACCAAAGGTGAAATAATGAAGGCGTTGCTTCAGGAAAAGAAGGTACTACTTGGAGTTTCCGGTGGAATCGCCATTTACAAAGCTGTTGATCTATTGAGCAAACTGCGAAAAACTGGAGCACAACTGAAAGTAATCCTTACACCTGAAGCCGAGAAAATGGTTTCGGGTTCAGTTTTTTCGGCCGTTGGTAACTGTCCCGTCTATTCCGATCTTTTCGATGTCAAGGAAGGGTTCATCCCCCACACCGATCTATCCCGATGGGCAGAACTGTTCATAATAGCTCCTGCAACGGCGAACACAATGGCGAAACTCAATGTCGGCATAGCTGACAACTTACTCCTGGCGACAGCCCTTGCCTATACTGATAAACCAAAACTGCTTGTTCCAACAATGAATACAAGAATGTATGAAAATATTTCAACGGTGGAAAATATCAAGGAACTCAAATCAAAAGGTTGGCACGTCCTTGAGCCAGAAGCCGGACAACTGGCCTGTGGCGAAGTTGGAAAAGGGAGATATCCAGACAATTCACTCATAATGGAAGAAATATCTTACCTTATCGCCGAGAAATCGTTGCAGGGAATCAAAGCGCTGGTAACTGCCGGTCCTACGAGGGAGAAGATTGATAATGTACGATTCATAACCAACCGCTCTTCCGGGAAAATGGGGTACGCCATCGCAAGAGCACTGAGATACTTTGGAGCGGAGGTCACTCTTATTACGGGGCCAACCACGCTTTTAGCTCCTGCAGGCGTTGAAATTGTCCGGGTGGAATCCGCTGCGGAAATGGCGAATGCTGTAGATGAATATCTGCCCGGTTCAAAACTCGTCGTTATGACCGCAGCCGTTGCAGACTACAGACCTATTGATGTGTTTCCAAACAAGTTAAAAAAGCATCCCGGTGAGATGACAATAACTCTTGAGAGAACAAGAGATATACTGATGACAATGAAGAAGAAGCCGGGACAGATTGTGATAGGTTTCTGTGCTGAAGACAGAGATATAGAAGCGCGGGCCCGGGAAAAGCTTTCAAGGAAGTCCCTCGACGCCATCGTATGTAATGACATATCCCGCAACGACATAGCCTTTGAATCCGATGAGAACGAGGTGACTGTATATTTCAAAGATGGTAGTGTAGAACATCTTAGGAAAGCCGCGAAAGATGTACTGGCACTGGAGTTGGTTACCATAATAGCCCGGCAGTTGCTTTCAAACAGTTGAAATTTTCCTTAATTAAAAATTTATGGGCCCTATAGCCTTGACAGCCTTAGGAAGTGCGGTTATAATAATTATCGACTGTCGGGCCAACGTAGCTCAACTGGTAGAGCGGCTGACTTGTAATCAGCAGGTTGGGGGTTCGAGTCCCTTCGTTGGCTCCACACGAGTATCGGTGGTAAGGTGCCCGAGTGGTCAAAGGGGGCGGACTGTAAATCCGCTGGCGGAACGCCTACGGTGGTTCGAACCCACCCCTTACCACCATTAATTTTGTTTAGTGATGGGGTGACACGATGGCTAGGAAAACAAAAGGTAACAAGATACTCGTTACTCTCAAGTGTTCAGAGTGTGGTACGAGGAATTACTACCGCTTTAAGAACAGACAGAAGAAATACAAACTCGACACGAACAAATACTGTCCTAAGTGTAGGAAACATACGCTTCACAAGGAATCTAAGTAGAGTTGGCTCTACTATCGTTGGGAGGAGATTAAATGGCGCAGGCTAAATTCTGGAAGTTCCTCTCTGAAGTCCGCTATGAAGTTAAAAAGGTAACTTGGCCTAACAAGAAACAGCTCGTTTCCACGACGGGTGCGGTTGTTTTTGTTCTACTCGTCAGTGGTGCCTTCCTGGGATTGCTTGATATCCTGTTCACCAATGTGATACGCAATGCCCTTGCTGCCCTTACCGGTGGCATGTAATCCGTAGTGGTGATTTGTAGTGCGTAAAAAGTGGTATATAATCCAGACTTATTCCGGTTTGGAGAACTCCATAAAAGAAGCGCTTGAAGCGAAGATAAATTCTTTTGGAGTTCAGCATTTATTTGGGAAAATACTTGTTCCGGAAGAAGTAAAACTCGATAGAAGCTCCGCTCCAGCGGAGCGTCATATTGTTTTTGATAACTCCAGGATTCTGGTGAAGCCCAATCAGGACATAAAGAAGGGAGACCCTGTTATTGAAGCCCCTGAAATTCATGCGAAGAACGATGGAGTTATAAAAGAAATAAAAAGTTACAGAATCATTTTTATAGAAACAATAGACAGGAAATTTACGAAGACTTATTATGTACCAGAGAGTGCCAAGATTGAAACAGGTATCAGACCAGGCGCGAGAATAAGACAGGGAATGCCTCTCACGAAGCATGGAGAGTA
This genomic interval from Kosmotoga pacifica contains the following:
- the coaBC gene encoding bifunctional phosphopantothenoylcysteine decarboxylase/phosphopantothenate--cysteine ligase CoaBC — encoded protein: MKALLQEKKVLLGVSGGIAIYKAVDLLSKLRKTGAQLKVILTPEAEKMVSGSVFSAVGNCPVYSDLFDVKEGFIPHTDLSRWAELFIIAPATANTMAKLNVGIADNLLLATALAYTDKPKLLVPTMNTRMYENISTVENIKELKSKGWHVLEPEAGQLACGEVGKGRYPDNSLIMEEISYLIAEKSLQGIKALVTAGPTREKIDNVRFITNRSSGKMGYAIARALRYFGAEVTLITGPTTLLAPAGVEIVRVESAAEMANAVDEYLPGSKLVVMTAAVADYRPIDVFPNKLKKHPGEMTITLERTRDILMTMKKKPGQIVIGFCAEDRDIEARAREKLSRKSLDAIVCNDISRNDIAFESDENEVTVYFKDGSVEHLRKAAKDVLALELVTIIARQLLSNS
- the rpmG gene encoding 50S ribosomal protein L33, translated to MARKTKGNKILVTLKCSECGTRNYYRFKNRQKKYKLDTNKYCPKCRKHTLHKESK
- the secE gene encoding preprotein translocase subunit SecE — protein: MAQAKFWKFLSEVRYEVKKVTWPNKKQLVSTTGAVVFVLLVSGAFLGLLDILFTNVIRNALAALTGGM